The proteins below come from a single Pseudarthrobacter sp. SSS035 genomic window:
- a CDS encoding HNH endonuclease signature motif containing protein, whose translation MDSRAAVATAEALSVSFAELAVVLREAVEAPGQCADPMHRRAELALRTLAAVACGEATMAALKVQAVADYDDAAQALAGPATSPEDNTGQEMAVVAEVACVLTVSERSAGALLAEAHQLTTRLPLTLSALQAGQISWQHARVMVDETTNLDRPAAAALEAHFLDPFVVNPARGGPVGELIPGRFRHKARTWRERHHPVSIEKRHIKSAADRRLEYAPDRDGMAWLSAYLPADQAAGIWDRTTAAARALQGPHEDRTLSQIRADTVAIWLLGGTGDRADIDGGSVAAGVPSPRAQVLVTVPVLSLLGVTDEPAMLDGYGPIPPSMARQLIADGAESFHSVLVDPRDGAPLEIGRTSYRVTKAQRQWLRMRDGKCPFPGCSNHSLDNEADHVLAWARGGATGISNLGQPCHKHHRLRHTTGWKPMGATKNEPPGWISPTGRHYQSEHPDWEPPQWPKPWPNGPVPGPHRSDLHLPGNELPDCGLPSDDIFPDDTPPDGPVPEDPYPNWDFTAHSTV comes from the coding sequence ATGGATAGCAGAGCAGCGGTGGCGACGGCGGAGGCCCTTTCGGTGTCCTTCGCTGAGCTGGCGGTTGTGCTCCGTGAGGCTGTCGAAGCCCCGGGCCAGTGTGCTGACCCGATGCATCGGAGGGCCGAGCTCGCGCTGCGGACGCTGGCTGCCGTGGCCTGCGGGGAGGCGACGATGGCGGCCCTGAAAGTCCAGGCGGTCGCCGACTATGACGACGCTGCCCAAGCGCTGGCGGGTCCGGCCACGTCACCTGAGGACAACACCGGGCAAGAGATGGCCGTGGTCGCGGAGGTCGCGTGCGTGCTCACGGTGAGCGAACGGTCCGCTGGGGCGCTGTTGGCCGAGGCCCACCAACTCACCACCAGGCTGCCCCTGACCTTATCCGCGCTGCAGGCCGGGCAGATTTCCTGGCAGCACGCGAGGGTCATGGTCGACGAAACCACCAATCTTGACCGGCCGGCCGCTGCGGCGTTGGAGGCGCATTTCCTGGACCCCTTCGTCGTAAATCCGGCACGTGGGGGCCCGGTCGGTGAGCTCATCCCCGGCCGGTTCCGGCACAAGGCCCGGACGTGGCGGGAACGCCACCACCCGGTCAGCATCGAAAAGCGCCACATCAAGAGCGCAGCCGACCGGCGCCTGGAGTATGCCCCGGACCGTGATGGTATGGCCTGGCTCAGCGCGTATCTGCCCGCCGATCAGGCCGCGGGGATCTGGGACCGCACCACCGCCGCCGCGAGAGCGCTCCAAGGACCTCATGAGGACCGGACGCTCAGCCAGATCCGTGCCGACACCGTCGCCATCTGGCTCCTCGGCGGAACCGGTGACCGGGCAGATATCGACGGCGGCAGCGTGGCTGCTGGTGTTCCATCGCCGAGGGCGCAGGTTCTTGTCACCGTCCCGGTCCTCTCGCTGCTGGGTGTCACGGACGAGCCCGCCATGCTCGACGGATACGGGCCGATCCCACCATCCATGGCCCGCCAACTGATCGCCGACGGCGCCGAGTCCTTCCACAGCGTCCTGGTCGACCCGCGCGACGGTGCACCGCTCGAGATCGGGCGGACCAGCTACCGAGTGACGAAAGCCCAACGCCAATGGCTGCGAATGCGGGACGGGAAATGCCCGTTCCCCGGCTGCAGCAACCACTCCCTCGACAATGAAGCAGACCACGTCCTCGCCTGGGCCCGCGGCGGCGCCACCGGGATATCAAATCTCGGTCAGCCCTGTCACAAACACCACAGACTAAGACACACCACAGGCTGGAAACCAATGGGCGCCACCAAGAATGAACCGCCCGGCTGGATATCACCCACCGGACGCCACTACCAAAGCGAACACCCCGACTGGGAACCACCCCAGTGGCCAAAACCCTGGCCGAATGGTCCTGTTCCGGGGCCTCATCGGTCCGACCTTCATCTACCTGGCAATGAGCTGCCCGACTGTGGGCTGCCATCGGACGACATATTCCCAGACGACACGCCGCCCGACGGACCCGTGCCCGAAGACCCCTACCCGAACTGGGACTTCACTGCCCACAGCACTGTCTGA
- a CDS encoding tyrosine-type recombinase/integrase codes for MATIEPYETTAGKRYQVRYRKPDRSQTKKRGFRTKRDAELFLASVEVSKARGEFIDATAAKALIGPLGAAWLARQTHLKPSAYRPLESAWRIHVLPAWGSVAVADVRKTAVQQWVSEMSQGDAMATPPRKPKGATLVIRAYGVLAAVLDDAVSDRRTLSNPARGVSLPRKVKKPHVYLSHEQVHALAAASKYPGLVLVLSYCGIRWGEATALKVKHLDMLRRRLMIEENAVQVGSVIHVGTPKNHKKRTVPFPRFLAEQLAWQCEGKGRDDLVFPDEHGHYLRQARVHEDNMSWFGSAVKRTGIPRITPHDLRHSAASFAVSAGANVKVVQKMLGHSSAAMTLDVYADLFDGDLDSVSDALDHAVSLANVPKMCPPA; via the coding sequence ATGGCGACGATTGAGCCTTACGAGACGACGGCGGGCAAGCGGTATCAGGTCCGCTACCGGAAGCCGGACCGCAGCCAGACCAAGAAGCGCGGCTTTCGGACCAAACGGGACGCTGAATTGTTCCTGGCGAGCGTGGAGGTTTCCAAGGCCCGCGGGGAGTTCATCGACGCTACCGCCGCCAAGGCGCTGATAGGGCCACTGGGGGCCGCGTGGCTGGCTCGACAGACCCACCTAAAGCCGTCTGCCTACAGGCCGCTGGAATCCGCCTGGAGAATCCACGTGCTGCCGGCGTGGGGTAGCGTCGCCGTGGCTGATGTCCGGAAGACAGCAGTGCAGCAGTGGGTGTCCGAAATGTCACAGGGGGATGCTATGGCGACGCCGCCGCGGAAGCCCAAAGGGGCAACGCTGGTAATCCGTGCCTACGGGGTGCTGGCCGCCGTCCTGGATGACGCCGTGAGCGATCGGCGGACCCTCAGCAACCCCGCGCGGGGGGTGTCCCTGCCCCGGAAAGTGAAGAAACCGCACGTCTACCTCAGCCATGAGCAAGTGCACGCGCTGGCCGCTGCGAGCAAATACCCTGGCTTGGTCTTGGTGCTGTCCTACTGCGGCATCCGGTGGGGCGAGGCAACCGCGCTGAAGGTCAAGCACCTGGACATGCTGCGCCGCCGGCTGATGATCGAAGAGAACGCCGTCCAGGTGGGCTCCGTGATCCACGTCGGGACGCCTAAGAACCACAAAAAGCGCACGGTGCCCTTCCCGCGGTTCCTGGCGGAGCAGCTGGCGTGGCAATGCGAGGGCAAGGGGCGGGATGACCTGGTGTTCCCTGACGAGCACGGGCACTACCTGAGGCAGGCCCGCGTCCATGAGGACAATATGAGCTGGTTTGGCAGCGCCGTGAAGCGGACGGGCATTCCCCGGATCACGCCACACGACTTGCGGCACTCGGCGGCGAGCTTCGCCGTATCGGCTGGTGCGAACGTGAAGGTGGTACAAAAGATGCTCGGTCACAGCTCGGCGGCCATGACGCTGGACGTCTACGCGGATCTCTTTGACGGGGACCTGGACTCAGTTTCAGACGCTCTGGATCACGCCGTTTCTCTGGCAAATGTGCCCAAAATGTGCCCACCGGCCTAG
- a CDS encoding helix-turn-helix domain-containing protein, which yields MTLENWAAGYTARIVANIKAEREAQNLTAKQLSEACERVGNPLGRDVIANLESGRRSSLSVTELLTFAAALQLPAISLLFPPVKAGSKLEALPGVELSNYEAMQQFDGIEPRKIEGSPNEETLKALLFLRTIQDSEAAILDSLDEQERLRFDLPDDAFLKIYGKSKTAQDSEFNAIVRYHLEHSHGVRQRLVEMTPEAQPPIPERLLGLYLTLEEGIPPRHPRAKTSVLANGDD from the coding sequence ATGACACTTGAAAACTGGGCGGCCGGCTACACCGCGCGGATTGTTGCCAACATCAAAGCCGAGCGCGAGGCGCAGAACCTGACGGCTAAGCAGCTATCTGAGGCTTGCGAGCGCGTGGGTAATCCACTCGGGCGCGACGTCATTGCCAACTTGGAGAGCGGACGCAGAAGCTCCCTTTCCGTTACTGAGCTCCTGACGTTTGCGGCTGCTTTGCAGCTCCCGGCCATTTCTCTGCTGTTTCCACCGGTCAAGGCAGGCTCAAAGCTCGAGGCCCTTCCGGGCGTCGAGCTGAGCAACTATGAGGCCATGCAGCAGTTTGATGGCATCGAACCGCGAAAAATCGAAGGAAGTCCGAACGAGGAAACGCTCAAGGCCCTACTGTTCCTCCGGACCATCCAGGATTCTGAAGCTGCCATCCTCGACTCTCTGGACGAGCAGGAGAGGTTAAGGTTTGACCTCCCCGACGATGCGTTCCTGAAAATCTATGGCAAGTCAAAGACTGCCCAGGACTCCGAGTTCAACGCCATTGTGCGGTACCACCTCGAGCATTCCCACGGCGTCCGGCAACGATTGGTCGAAATGACTCCTGAGGCGCAGCCGCCCATTCCAGAGCGGCTGTTGGGCCTCTATCTGACTCTGGAAGAGGGCATTCCGCCAAGGCACCCGCGCGCGAAAACATCGGTCCTGGCCAATGGCGACGATTGA
- a CDS encoding AlpA family transcriptional regulator translates to MESELLTSTELAQKLHKTVSALAQWRYKGVGPKFIKLGGGVRYRASDVEAWLDAQTRTQTGHELASA, encoded by the coding sequence ATGGAATCCGAACTGCTCACGTCCACAGAGTTGGCCCAGAAGCTGCACAAGACCGTTTCAGCTCTTGCCCAGTGGCGATACAAGGGCGTAGGTCCCAAATTCATCAAGCTTGGCGGCGGCGTCCGCTACCGCGCCAGCGACGTGGAGGCATGGCTTGACGCGCAGACCCGCACTCAGACCGGCCACGAGCTGGCAAGTGCTTAG
- a CDS encoding tyrosine-type recombinase/integrase, giving the protein MNRPALAVVPDHHEPTPDEILEGNEKVMTLFGYEGEARGLAARTIKENSIFFRKMSREGLDFMTCTRRDIVFWMAGQDWSNSTRVHRKAQLYGFYTWMQDEGLRLDNPAAKLPKVKAQKQKPNPVAAADIQKLLDSGIYFRTQVMVCAHYYLGLRVSEIAAIHGEDINWDTRTLRTIGKGRKEAYIPIPSQMWDVVTRMPRDAFWFPNRTPNRMFPAGEGHITGNSISGLLAEAMKRAGLKHRPHQLRAATATEMHRAGVSAFTIQEGMRHSLMQTTTVYLTIDPEQVRAGLEMLPTVTMPSRKRKVAQNV; this is encoded by the coding sequence ATGAACCGCCCCGCGCTCGCCGTCGTCCCGGACCACCACGAGCCCACGCCGGATGAAATCCTAGAGGGAAATGAGAAGGTGATGACGCTCTTTGGCTATGAGGGGGAGGCCCGCGGGCTCGCTGCCCGCACTATCAAGGAGAACTCGATCTTCTTTCGGAAGATGAGTCGTGAAGGTCTTGATTTCATGACCTGCACAAGGCGCGACATTGTGTTTTGGATGGCCGGCCAGGACTGGTCCAACTCAACGCGCGTGCACCGCAAGGCCCAGCTGTACGGCTTTTACACGTGGATGCAGGATGAAGGCCTACGCCTCGATAACCCGGCTGCCAAGCTGCCGAAGGTCAAGGCGCAGAAACAGAAGCCGAACCCTGTCGCAGCGGCCGATATCCAGAAGCTCTTGGATTCTGGCATCTACTTCAGGACTCAGGTCATGGTGTGCGCCCACTACTACCTTGGATTGCGCGTCTCAGAGATCGCCGCCATCCACGGCGAAGATATCAACTGGGATACCCGCACGCTCAGGACGATTGGCAAGGGCAGGAAAGAGGCGTACATCCCTATCCCGTCCCAGATGTGGGATGTCGTAACAAGGATGCCCAGGGACGCTTTCTGGTTCCCCAACAGGACACCCAACCGGATGTTTCCGGCCGGTGAGGGCCACATCACCGGCAACTCAATCTCTGGCCTGCTTGCTGAGGCAATGAAGCGCGCGGGTCTGAAGCACCGTCCCCACCAGCTGAGGGCGGCGACGGCCACCGAGATGCACCGTGCCGGCGTCAGCGCGTTCACCATCCAGGAAGGAATGCGCCATTCACTCATGCAGACCACCACCGTCTATCTGACCATCGACCCCGAGCAGGTACGCGCCGGCCTCGAGATGCTGCCGACTGTGACCATGCCATCCCGCAAACGGAAGGTAGCCCAGAATGTCTGA